The following is a genomic window from Thermus neutrinimicus.
CCCCCAGGGTGGCCCCCTGCTCCGCCAGGGGTGGGTGGAAGGGCAGGTACTGGCCGTGGGCCCGCAGGGTTTCCTCGATCTCCTTAAGGGGTGTGCCGGCGTATGCGGTGAAGACAAACTCCTCGGGGGCATACTCCAGGATGCCCCTGAGGCCCGAGAGATCCAGGAGGGTCTCCCCTTCCTTGGGGGTGGAAAGGGCGGGCTTGGTCCCGCCCCCCTTGGGGCGCAGGCGGGCATGGGTGCGCACAGCTTCCTGCACTTCTTCCAGAGAGGAAGCGAAAACCTCAGGCATAGAGCTCTCCCAGGTCAGTTTTCAGGCCACCTTGATGCGGGCTTTGCCCGTAGCCTGGGAGCACCTTGCCCCGGTTGGCCAGGCCCTTGGGGTCCAGGGCCTCCTTGACCCGTTCCATGGCCAGGAGGTCTTCGGGAGCGAACATCTTTGGCATATACCCCTTCTTCTCCACCCCGATGCCGTGCTCCCCGGTCAGGGACCCCCCCAGGCGCACGCAAAGCTTTAGGATCTCCCCGGCCAACTCCTCCGCCCGCTCCAGCTGTCCGGGTTTCTTGCCGTCGTAGAGGACCAGGGGGTGAAGGTTCCCGTCTCCGGCGTGGAAGACGTTGGCCACCCTAAGGCCGTACTCCTGGGAAAGCCTTCCGATCTCCTTCAGGGCCTCCCCCAGGCGGCTTCGGGGCACCACCCCATCCTGGACGATGTAATCGGGGGAAAGCCTTCCCACGGCGCTGAAGGCGGCCTTGCGCCCCTTCCAGATGGCCTGGCGCTCCGCCTCGCTTTGGGCGATGCGCACCTCCAGGGCGCCGCTTTCCCTGATCACTTGGGCCAGGAGCCTGGCCTCCTCTTCCACCTCCTCCTTGGGGCCTTCCAGCTCCACGATGAGGAGGGCCTCCACCCGAGGGTAGCCGGCCCTCACCGCTGCCTCGGCGGCTTCTATGGCCAAGCGGTCCATGATCTCCATGGCCCCGGGGAGAAGCCCGCTTTGGATCACCCGGCTCACGGCGTCCCCGGCGGCCTCGAGGCTCCCGTAGGCGGCCAGCAGGGTGTGGTAGGCCTCGGGCTTGGGAAGAAGCCTCAGGGTGATCTCCAAGGCTACCCCCAAAAGCCCCTCGGTGCCCACGAAAAAGCCGTGGAGATCGGGGCCTACTCCCTCCAGGCTCTCCCCGCCTAAGCGCACCACCTCCCCTTTGGGGGTGACCACCTCGAGGCCCAGCACGTGGCCTGCCGTCATCCCGTATTTCAGGCAGTGGGCCCCGCCGGAGTTGAAGGCCACGTTCCCGCCGATGGTGGAGATGGGCTGGCTGGAGGGATCGGGGGCGTAGTAGAGGCCAAAGGGGGCCGCCTGCCGGGAAACCTCCAGGTTCACCACCCCCGGCTCCACCACCGCGATCCGGGCCTTGGGGTCCAGGCGCAGGATGCGGTTCATGCGGTTGAGGGCGATGACCAGGCCTCCCTCCACGGGCAAGGAGCCTCCCGAGAGGCTGGTGCCACTTCCCCGGGCCACGAAGGGCACCCCGTGGCGGTAGCAAAGGCGCACCGCCTCCACCACCTCCTCCTTCCCTTCGGGAAGCGCCACGGCCAAAGGACGCTTGCGGTAGGCGGTGAGGGCGTCGGACTCGTAAGGCACAAGCTCCGCCTCCCTGGTCAGCAACCTCCCCGGGGGAAAGAGGGCCCTAAGCTCTTCCAGGAACCCCATTGCCACCTCCTGCCTCAAGTTTATCGGAAGGGGCGTGTGGCCTGCCCCGCCCCTTCCTGGCCCATTTCCCTTGGCCTCAATCCAGATAGTCGTAGGCCACCAGGGTCAGAAACTCGATGAACTCCTCAGAGAGGACCAGCTTGTCCAGGATCTCCTCGGCCTCCTTGTAGCGGCCGACCCCCCGTCCGCCCAGCTTGGCCAGCTCCTCCTCCTTGATCTTCTGGTAAAGCTCGGCGGTGACCGGGCGGCCGTCCTCCAGGGTGGCCTGCCGGTGCACCCATTGCCAAAGCTGTGCCCTGCTGATCTCAGCGGTGGCGGCATCCTCCATGAGGTTGAAGATGGCGGCGGCCCCGTTGCCGAGGAGCCACTGGTTCAGGTACTGGAGGGCCACGGAGATGTTGTTGCGCAGGCCCGCCTCCGTCACCTTGCCCCCCGGGATCTGGAAGTTCAGAAGGTCCTCCGCCCTCACCTGGACGTCCTCGCGCCGCACGTGCTTCTGGTGGGGCTTATCCCCCAGGTACCGGTCGAAGACCTCCTGAGCCACGGGCACCAGGTCGGGGTGGGCCACCCAGGTGCCGTCAAATCCCTGGGAGGCCTCCCGCTCCTTGTCGGAGCGCACCTGCTTTAGGGCCCTCTCGTTCACCTCGGGGTCCTTGCGGCTTGGGATGAAGGCGGCCATGCCCCCGATGGCGTGGGCCCCGTGGATGTGGCAGGAC
Proteins encoded in this region:
- a CDS encoding FAD-linked oxidase C-terminal domain-containing protein, producing the protein MGFLEELRALFPPGRLLTREAELVPYESDALTAYRKRPLAVALPEGKEEVVEAVRLCYRHGVPFVARGSGTSLSGGSLPVEGGLVIALNRMNRILRLDPKARIAVVEPGVVNLEVSRQAAPFGLYYAPDPSSQPISTIGGNVAFNSGGAHCLKYGMTAGHVLGLEVVTPKGEVVRLGGESLEGVGPDLHGFFVGTEGLLGVALEITLRLLPKPEAYHTLLAAYGSLEAAGDAVSRVIQSGLLPGAMEIMDRLAIEAAEAAVRAGYPRVEALLIVELEGPKEEVEEEARLLAQVIRESGALEVRIAQSEAERQAIWKGRKAAFSAVGRLSPDYIVQDGVVPRSRLGEALKEIGRLSQEYGLRVANVFHAGDGNLHPLVLYDGKKPGQLERAEELAGEILKLCVRLGGSLTGEHGIGVEKKGYMPKMFAPEDLLAMERVKEALDPKGLANRGKVLPGYGQSPHQGGLKTDLGELYA